TGCATCGTATCGACCTCACGGTGCGTTCGGCCGTGCGCCCGCTGGCGCAGCCGAAGGAAGCCCCGGTGCCGGCCGAGACGCGCCGGGCACCCACGCCGGAGCTGCGCTCCACCGCGACTGCGCCGGTCTCGGCCAATCACGACGCGCTCGGCGGCTCGCCGCTCGATCCGCGCCTGACCTTCGCGAGCTTCGTCGTCGGCCGCTCCAACACGCTGGCACTCGCCGCCGCTCGCCAAGTTGCCGAGGGGCGTCGCGGCGACCCCGTGATGTTCAACCCGCTCTACATCCATGCCGGTGTCGGGCTCGGCAAGACGCACCTGCTCCAGGCGGTGACCTGGGCCGGCAATTCCGGCAACGAGCGCAAGGTGCTCTATCTCACGGCGGAAAAATTCATGTACGGCTTCGTCGCCGCGCTGAAGACGCAGACGGCGCTTGCCTTCAAGGAAGCGCTGCGCGGCATCGACGTGCTGGTCATCGACGACCTCCAGTTCCTGCAGGGCAAGTCCACCCAGGCCGAGTTTTGTCACACGCTGAACGCGCTGATCGATGCCGGCCGCCAGGTCGTGGTCGCGGCCGACCGGCCGCCCTCCGATCTGGAAAGCCTGGACGACCGCGTGCGCTCGCGGCTCGCCGGCGGCCTCGTGGTCGAGATGGGCTCGCTCGGCGAGGAGCTGCGCCACGGCATTCTCAAGTCGCGCGTCGCGGCGGCCCGTGCCCATCATGCGACGTTCGAGGTGCCCGAGGAGGTGCTGCTCTATCTGGCGCGCACCATCACCCACAATGGCCGCGACCTCGAAGGCGCGATCAACCGTCTGCTCGCGCACTCGAAACTCAACAACCGGCCCGTGACGCTGGAGATGGCCGAGCACGAGGTGCGCGACCTGGTCCGGCCGCAGGAGCCGAAGCGGATCAAGATCGAGGACATCCAGCGCGTGGTGGCGCGGCAGTATAATGTCAGCCGCTCCGACCTCCTGTCCTCGCGGCGCACCGCCAACGTGGTCCGCCCGCGCCAGGTGGCGATGTATCTCGCCAAGACGCTGACCCTGCGCTCGCTGCCGGAGATCGGCCGCCGCTTCGGCGGGCGCGACCACACCACGGTGCTGCACGCCGTGCGCAAGATCGAGGCCCTGGTCTCCAAGGACACCGCGCTGTCGGAGGAAGTGGAGTCGCTGAAGCGCCAGCTTCAGGAATAAACGCCTAAGGCGCTCCCGCCATTCTGCCGCCGCCCCGGCCTCGCCTGGGCGGCGGCTTCGTTTTAAGCTGTAAATCGTGGGGAACTAGGCCCCCAATCCCTTGAATCGGATGGCTTTCCGCGCCACCTTGCGCGACCCTGGCGGCTTTGGTCATATCGGTTGGATGACCCTGGCTTGACGGGGTCTTCGGTGCCGCGGCGGCTTTTCGACCGCCGGGCTTCTTCAACGTGATGTTTCCTTGGGGATCGGGCGAGTAGTGCAATGAAGGTTACGGTCGAACGCGCGCAACTCCTGAAGTCGCTGGGCCACGTCCACCGCGTGGTCGAACGCCGCAACACGATTCCGATCCTCGGCAACGTGCTGGTCCGCGCCGAGAACGCGAAATTGTCGCTGAAGGCGACCGACCTCGATCTCGAGGTGACGGAGACGCTGCCGGCGGAAACCGCGACCGCGGGCTCCACCACCGTGCCGGCGCACATGTTCTACGACATCGTGCGCAAGCTGCCGGATGGTTCGCAGATCGTGCTGGAGGCCGACGGCGACCGCGCCGTGCTGGCGATCCGTGCCGGCCGCTCGCGCTTCACGCTGCAGACCCTGCCCGAGAATGACTTCCCGGATCTGGCCGCCGGCGACATGTCGCATTCCTTCTCGCTCGCCGCCAAGGACGTCAAGCGGCTGATCGACCGCACCCAGTTCGCGATCTCCACCGAGGAGACGCGCTATTACCTCAACGGCATCTATCTGCATGTCGCCGGCACGCCCAAGGCCGCCACCCTGCGCGGCGTCGCCACCGACGGTCACCGTCTCGCCCAGCTCGATCTGGTGCAGCCCAAGGGCGCCGAGGGCATGCCGGGCGTGATCGTGCCGCGCAAGACCGTCGGCGAGGTGCAGCGCCTGATCGAGGACACCGACGCCGAGATGACGATCGAGCTGTCGCAGGCCAAAATCCGCTTTACGATCGGTAACGTCGTGCTGACCTCGAAGCTGATCGACGGCACCTTCCCCGACTACGGCCGCGTCATCCCGCAAGGCAACGACAAGGAGCTCGTCGTCGACAAGAAGGACTTTGAGAACGCGGTCGACCGCGTTTCCACCATCTCCAGCGAACGCGGGCGCGCGGTAAAACTGTCGCTGGCACCGGGCAAGCTGGTGCTGTCCGTGACCAATCCGGATTCCGGCAGCGCGACCGAAGAGCTGGAAGTCGAATACGCCTCCGACGCTCTCGATATCGGCTTCAACTCCCGCTATCTGCTCGACATCGCCGCCCAGATCGAAGGCGACGTCGCAACGCTCAGGCTCGCCGACCCGGGCTCGCCCACCCTGGTGCAGGACCGCGACGACAAGAGCGCGCTGTACGTGCTGATGCCGATGCGGGTGTGACGGGCGTTCTCTCGACCATCCATCGGAGCCGTAGGGTGGGCAAAGCTTGCGCTGTAGCTCGAAGAGCGAAGGCGAAAGCGTGCCCACCGTGCAGCGGCCCGGATCGCAGCGAAGCGTGGGCACGGCGCGCTCAGAGCGCGCCTTTACCCACCCTAAGGCATGCTCCCGAAGGGAGAGCGCGCCCATGACGAATAGCCCATGATTCCCTCCCGCATTCATCGCCTGACGCTGACGCATTTTCGCAATTATCGGGCGGCGGGGCTCGAGACGGCGGCTGACATGGTGGCGCTGGTCGGGCCGAACGGGGCGGGCAAGACCAATTGCATCGAGGCGATCTCGTTTCTGTCGCCGGGACGCGGCCTGCGGCGCGCGACGCTGGAAGACGTCGCCGATAACCAGGGCGACGGCTCCTGGGCGGTGTCGGCGCAAGTCGAGGGTGCGCTGGGATTGGCGACGCTCGGCACCGGCATCGATGCGCCCAAGCTCGACAACGCGGTGAGCCGGCGCTGCCGCATCGACCGGGAGCCGGTCAATTCGGCGACAGCTTTCGGCGACCACATCCGCATGGTCTGGCTGACGCCGGCGATGGACGGGCTGTTCATGGGCGCGGCATCCGAGCGGCGGCGCTTCTTCGACCGCCTGGTGCTCGCCATCGACAGCGATCATTCCAGCCGCATCTCCGCGCTGGAACGTTCGCTGCGCTCGCGCAACCGCCTGCTCGAAACTCGCAATTACGACGACCATTGGTGTGATGCGATCGAACGCGAGACCGCGGAGCTCGCGGTCGCGGTCGCCGCAACGCGCGGCCAGACCGCAGCAAAGCTGACCGGGATGCTGAATGCGCGCGCGCAGGCCTCCGCCTTTCCCTCGGCGCAAATCGCGCTCGACGGCTGGATGGAGAATGCGCTGCTCCAGGAGACCGCGACGTCGGTCGAGGACCGCTACCGTCAGATCCTGCGCGACAACCGTCCGCGCGACGCCATCGCCGGCCGCACCACCGACGGTCCGCATCTCACCGACCTTCAGGTGATCTATGCGCCCAAGAGCATGCCGGCGCGCGACGCCTCCACCGGCGAGCAGAAAGCGCTGCTGATCGGCCTCGTGCTGGCGC
The nucleotide sequence above comes from Bradyrhizobium sp. NDS-1. Encoded proteins:
- the dnaA gene encoding chromosomal replication initiator protein DnaA — protein: MTMEQDRWSRVKGRLRSSVGEDVYTSWFARMDLEGVQDESVRLSVPTRFLKSWIQAHYAERVLSCWQAEMPEVHRIDLTVRSAVRPLAQPKEAPVPAETRRAPTPELRSTATAPVSANHDALGGSPLDPRLTFASFVVGRSNTLALAAARQVAEGRRGDPVMFNPLYIHAGVGLGKTHLLQAVTWAGNSGNERKVLYLTAEKFMYGFVAALKTQTALAFKEALRGIDVLVIDDLQFLQGKSTQAEFCHTLNALIDAGRQVVVAADRPPSDLESLDDRVRSRLAGGLVVEMGSLGEELRHGILKSRVAAARAHHATFEVPEEVLLYLARTITHNGRDLEGAINRLLAHSKLNNRPVTLEMAEHEVRDLVRPQEPKRIKIEDIQRVVARQYNVSRSDLLSSRRTANVVRPRQVAMYLAKTLTLRSLPEIGRRFGGRDHTTVLHAVRKIEALVSKDTALSEEVESLKRQLQE
- the dnaN gene encoding DNA polymerase III subunit beta, with amino-acid sequence MKVTVERAQLLKSLGHVHRVVERRNTIPILGNVLVRAENAKLSLKATDLDLEVTETLPAETATAGSTTVPAHMFYDIVRKLPDGSQIVLEADGDRAVLAIRAGRSRFTLQTLPENDFPDLAAGDMSHSFSLAAKDVKRLIDRTQFAISTEETRYYLNGIYLHVAGTPKAATLRGVATDGHRLAQLDLVQPKGAEGMPGVIVPRKTVGEVQRLIEDTDAEMTIELSQAKIRFTIGNVVLTSKLIDGTFPDYGRVIPQGNDKELVVDKKDFENAVDRVSTISSERGRAVKLSLAPGKLVLSVTNPDSGSATEELEVEYASDALDIGFNSRYLLDIAAQIEGDVATLRLADPGSPTLVQDRDDKSALYVLMPMRV
- the recF gene encoding DNA replication/repair protein RecF (All proteins in this family for which functions are known are DNA-binding proteins that assist the filamentation of RecA onto DNA for the initiation of recombination or recombinational repair.); translation: MIPSRIHRLTLTHFRNYRAAGLETAADMVALVGPNGAGKTNCIEAISFLSPGRGLRRATLEDVADNQGDGSWAVSAQVEGALGLATLGTGIDAPKLDNAVSRRCRIDREPVNSATAFGDHIRMVWLTPAMDGLFMGAASERRRFFDRLVLAIDSDHSSRISALERSLRSRNRLLETRNYDDHWCDAIERETAELAVAVAATRGQTAAKLTGMLNARAQASAFPSAQIALDGWMENALLQETATSVEDRYRQILRDNRPRDAIAGRTTDGPHLTDLQVIYAPKSMPARDASTGEQKALLIGLVLAHATLVAEMTGIVPLLLLDEVVAHLDPNRRAALFDELKRLGAQVWLTGADPAAFAEIGAGGEVFDVESGQVSARR